A window of the Candidatus Aminicenantes bacterium genome harbors these coding sequences:
- a CDS encoding M13 family metallopeptidase, with protein sequence KAPGLDWDAFFSAGGLVGQSDFVVWQPSALTGISALTATEPLRVWKDYLAFRAIEHRARVLPKEFDAENFVFYGTVLSGVPRPRDRWKRAVDATNGALGDAVGKLYVKKFFPASEKARAKAMVSNLIAAFRARIDKLAWMTPETKAKAKAKLDVLIVGVGYPDAWVDYLEILPNDAYGNLERVEQFDLQRSLRLLGQVVDRSEWVMTPQTVNAVNLPAMNALNFPAAILQPPFFDPKRPEAMDYGAIGSVIGHEISHSFDDQGALFDAEGKLNNWWTEADTAHFQAAAAMLVSQYDAYRPLPDLAVKGRQTLGENIADVAGLAAAYDAYRLSLRGKRAPLAQGFSGDEQFFLSFAQSWRGKAREASLRRQLITDSHSPAEYRADTVRNLDAWYQAFVVKPGRALYLAPADRVLVW encoded by the coding sequence CCAAGGCGCCGGGGCTGGACTGGGACGCCTTCTTTTCCGCGGGCGGCCTCGTGGGGCAGTCCGATTTCGTAGTGTGGCAGCCCAGCGCCCTGACGGGCATTTCGGCCCTCACGGCTACCGAACCGCTCCGGGTATGGAAGGATTACCTGGCATTCCGCGCCATCGAGCACAGGGCCAGAGTCCTGCCGAAGGAATTCGATGCGGAAAACTTCGTTTTCTACGGCACGGTCCTGTCCGGCGTCCCCCGTCCAAGGGACCGCTGGAAGCGCGCCGTCGACGCCACCAACGGCGCCTTGGGGGATGCCGTCGGCAAGCTCTACGTCAAGAAGTTCTTCCCCGCGTCGGAGAAGGCGCGCGCCAAGGCAATGGTCAGCAACCTCATCGCCGCCTTCCGGGCGCGCATCGACAAATTGGCATGGATGACGCCCGAAACGAAGGCCAAGGCGAAGGCCAAGCTCGACGTCCTGATCGTTGGCGTGGGCTATCCCGACGCCTGGGTCGACTATCTGGAGATCCTCCCCAACGACGCGTACGGCAACCTGGAGCGCGTGGAACAGTTCGACCTGCAGCGGAGCCTGCGCCTGCTCGGCCAGGTTGTCGACCGTTCCGAGTGGGTCATGACCCCGCAGACGGTGAACGCCGTCAACCTGCCGGCGATGAACGCCTTGAACTTCCCCGCCGCCATCCTGCAGCCGCCGTTCTTCGACCCCAAGCGGCCCGAGGCGATGGACTACGGGGCCATCGGCTCGGTGATCGGCCACGAGATCAGCCACAGCTTCGACGACCAGGGGGCCCTGTTCGACGCCGAGGGAAAACTCAACAATTGGTGGACCGAGGCCGACACGGCGCACTTCCAGGCGGCGGCCGCCATGCTCGTCAGCCAATACGACGCCTATCGCCCCCTCCCCGACTTGGCGGTCAAGGGCAGGCAAACCCTCGGCGAGAACATCGCCGACGTCGCCGGGCTGGCCGCGGCCTATGACGCCTACCGCCTGTCCCTGCGCGGGAAGAGAGCGCCGCTGGCCCAGGGGTTCAGCGGCGACGAGCAGTTCTTTCTGAGTTTCGCCCAGTCGTGGCGCGGCAAGGCTCGCGAAGCCTCGCTCCGCCGCCAGCTGATCACCGACAGCCATTCCCCCGCCGAATACCGAGCCGACACCGTCCGTAACCTCGACGCCTGGTACCAAGCGTTCGTCGTGAAGCCGGGCCGCGCCCTCTACCTGGCCCCGGCGGATCGCGTCCTGGTGTGGTGA